A stretch of Cicer arietinum cultivar CDC Frontier isolate Library 1 chromosome 5, Cicar.CDCFrontier_v2.0, whole genome shotgun sequence DNA encodes these proteins:
- the LOC101497494 gene encoding FT-interacting protein 1-like: MISIKRRERGNPVTMQSLNPQVQQLHHGSSNHHEEDYNLKDTNPQLGERWPSSGAYGVRGWMSGGERSTSTYDLVEQMFYLYVRVAKAKNLSPNTLTSSCDPYVEVRLGNYKGRTKHVDKKLNPEWNQVYAFSKDQIQSSVLEVIVKDKEMVGRDDYIGRVVFDLDEVPTRVPPDSPLAPQWYRLEDRRGEGKVRGDIMLAVWMGTQADEAFSDAWHSDAATVYGDGVFNIRSKVYVSPKLWYLRVNVIEAQDVISSDRNRLPEVFVKAQMGCQVLRTKVCPARSTTPLWNEDLVFVAAEPFEEQLTITVEDHVHPSKDEVLGKIILPLTLFEKRLDHRPVHSRWFNLEKYGFGMMEGDRRNELKFSSRVHMRICLEGGYHVLDESTLYASDHRPTARQLWKQPIGMLEVGILGAQGLLPMKMNNSRGSTDAYCVAKYGQKWIRTRTILDTFSPKWNEQYTWEVYDPCTVITLGVFDNCHLGGGDKVPSGGRNNAAKDSRIGKVRIRLSTLEAHKIYTNSYPLLVLHQHGVKKMGELQLALRFTTLSLANVVYIYGQPLLPKMHYISPFTVNQVENLRYQAMNIVAMRLGRAEPPLRKEVIEYMLDVDSHIWSMRRSKANFFRVMSLFSNMITMGKWFNQVCNWKNPITSVLVHILFLILILYPELILPTLFLYMFLIGLWNYRFRSRNPPHMDTKLSWAEGVQPDELDEEFDTFPTSKSHDVVRMRYDRLRSVAGRIQTIVGDIATQGERFHSLLSWRDPRATSLFVVFSLCSAVILYATPPRVVALAAGLYFLRHPKFRSKLPSVPSNFFKRLPARTDSML, from the exons ATGATTTCAATAAAGAGAAGAGAAAGAGGTAATCCAGTTACAATGCAATCACTTAATCCTCAAGTTCAACAACTACATCATGGTAGTAGCAATCATCATGAAGAAGACTACAATCTTAAGGACACGAATCCGCAACTTGGGGAGCGATGGCCTAGCAGTGGAGCTTATGGTGTTAGAGGATGGATGAGTGGTGGTGAAAGATCAACAAGTACATATGATCTTGTTGAGCAGATGTTTTATCTTTATGTTCGCGTAGCGAAAGCGAAGAATTTATCTCCGAACACACTCACTTCAAGTTGTGATCCTTATGTTGAAGTGAGGCTAGGTAActataaaggaagaacaaagcATGTTGATAAGAAATTGAATCCTGAGTGGAACCAAGTTTATGCTTTTTCCAAAGATCAAATTCAATCTTCTGTTTTGGAAGTGATTGTGAAAGATAAGGAAATGGTTGGTAGAGATGATTACATTGGAAGAGTTGTTTTTGACCTAGATGAAGTTCCGACTAGGGTTCCACCAGATAGTCCATTGGCTCCTCAATGGTATAGACTTGAAGACAGAAGAGGTGAAGGGAAAGTTAGAGGTGATATTATGCTTGCTGTTTGGATGGGAACACAAGCTGATGAAGCTTTTTCAGATGCTTGGCATTCTGATGCTGCTACTGTCTATGGAGATGGTGTTTTTAACATTAGATCAAAGGTTTATGTGTCGCCGAAACTATGGTATTTGAGGGTCAATGTGATTGAAGCACAAGATGTTATTTCGAGCGACAGAAACCGCCTGCCAGAGGTTTTCGTCAAAGCTCAGATGGGCTGCCAAGTACTGAGAACTAAG GTATGTCCAGCTAGATCAACTACACCACTTTGGAATGAAGATTTAGTTTTTGTGGCAGCTGAGCCATTTGAGGAGCAATTGACAATTACTGTGGAGGATCATGTGCACCCTTCGAAAGACGAGGTACTCGGAAAGATAATCTTACCATTGACCCTATTTGAGAAGCGTCTAGACCACAGACCGGTTCATTCTCGATGGTTCAATCTGGAGAAATATGGTTTTGGAATGATGGAAGGTGATAGGAGGAATGAGCTTAAATTTTCCAGCAGGGTTCACATGAGAATTTGCCTTGAAGGTGGATACCATGTCTTAGATGAATCAACTTTGTATGCAAGTGATCATAGACCAACAGCTAGACAACTATGGAAGCAACCTATTGGAATGCTTGAAGTAGGGATCTTAGGAGCACAAGGACTTCTTCCTATGAAGATGAACAATAGCCGCGGCAGCACCGATGCATACTGCGTAGCAAAGTATGGCCAGAAATGGATCAGAACTAGAACAATTCTTGACACTTTTAGTCCTAAATGGAATGAGCAATACACATGGGAAGTTTATGATCCTTGCACTGTAATAACACTAGGTGTTTTTGATAATTGCCATTTAGGTGGAGGAGATAAAGTTCCTAGTGGTGGTAGAAATAATGCAGCCAAAGATTCAAGAATTGGAAAGGTAAGGATTAGGCTCTCGACACTTGAAGCTCATAAAATTTACACAAATTCTTATCCACTTCTTGTTTTGCACCAACATGGTGTCAAAAAAATGGGTGAGCTTCAACTAGCATTGAGGTTCACTACTCTCTCATTAGCTAACGTGGTTTATATTTATGGTCAACCTTTGCTTCCTAAGATGCATTATATAAGTCCTTTCACAGTTAACCAAGTTGAAAATTTAAGGTACCAAGCTATGAATATTGTAGCTATGAGACTTGGTAGAGCTGAACCTCCTCTTAGGAAAGAGGTAATTGAATACATGTTGGATGTTGATTCACATATATGGAGCATGAGAAGAAGCAAGGCGAACTTCTTTCGCGTGATGTCGCTTTTTTCTAACATGATCACAATGGGAAAATGGTTCAACCAAGTTTGCAATTGGAAAAACCCCATCACATCGGTACTAGTTCACATTTTGTTTctgatattaattttatatccaGAATTGATTCTTCCAACATTGTTCCTTTACATGTTCTTGATTGGTTTGTGGAACTATCGGTTTCGTTCACGAAACCCACCTCATATGGATACAAAACTGTCATGGGCTGAAGGAGTTCAACCGGACGAACTTGATGAAGAGTTTGATACTTTTCCCACTTCTAAATCCCATGATGTTGTTAGAATGAGATATGATAGGCTTAGAAGTGTAGCAGGAAGGATTCAAACTATTGTTGGAGATATAGCTACACAAGGAGAGAGGTTTCATTCTCTACTAAGTTGGAGAGATCCAAGAGCAACTAGTCTCTTTGTAGTGTTCAGCTTGTGTTCAGCAGTCATTCTATATGCAACACCACCAAGAGTGGTGGCTTTGGCAGCTGGTTTGTACTTTTTGCGGCATCCTAAGTTTCGAAGCAAGTTGCCTTCTGTTCCAAGCAACTTCTTCAAGAGGCTACCGGCTAGAACAGATAGTATGCTGTGA